Genomic DNA from Candidatus Binatia bacterium:
CGGGTCCCAGCGGACGTGGCGGACGCCAACGGCATGCGCGGCGCTCGCACCCGGACGGTGCGGGCGCCGTCTCCTATTTGGGGAGCCCTGCTTGGGGCTTCTGGCGGGCGATGTGGAACGCGTACATGTGCGTACTGCGCGCCGCGGGCGCCAACGCCTCCTGCATTCCGGTGCCGGGCACCGTCTCGACCCAAAGCTTCTGTCCTTCGGTGTCCAACCGCTTGTGGATCGCGTTCCAGTGCCCATGCCGCGTCCCGAGCTGGAACGTGCGGCCTCCCATCATGGCGAGCAGGCTGGCCACCAGCTCCCGCAGCTCGTCACTCCCACCCGTCTCGGAAGCGAGATGCCCATGGGCCGAGCTCTCGACGTACAGTCCTTCCAGAAGTCCGAGCGAATCCACCTCTTGGATCTTGCTTTGGGTCATGGTGAGTCTCCAGAGCCTGTCGTCCGCCAACGCATCAAGGGTGTCCATCGTAACAGATATCGGATCCGGCCGTATGGCGCCGCCTCGCGACCGTCACTTCTCACGGGCTCATGGCGGCAGTGGCGGTGCTCTCCGCACCGCCGAACCGCCGGGCCATCGAGCGCACGGTCAGCGGATAGCCCTCCCAGCGTCGCAAGACCTCCATCCAGACGAGCCGCGCCGAGTCGGGCTTCCCTGCCGCGTAGAGCATCAACCCGAGATTGTGGCGGTAGTCGGGGCGGTCGCCGTCCCTGAGGACGGCGGAGCGGAACGCGCCCACCGCCTCGTCGTAGCGCTCCGCCTTGGCATAGCAGATTCCCAGGTCGTAATAGGCGTCCGCGCGGCCGGGATCGCGGCGGATGGCTTCGGTGAAGAACGGGACCGCCTCGTCCTGGCGGCCCAGCGACACCAAGGCCCCTCCCGCCTTGACCCAGTAGCGCGGATTCGCGGGCTCGGCTTCGACCGCCCGACGGGCGTGGACGAGCGCGCGATCGTAGTCGCCGCGGTTCGACCAGTAGGTGGCGAGCTTCTCGTTGCCGTAGGCGCGCTCGTGGGGTCGAAGCGCCGCGTCCTCGCCCACGAGCGATGTGAAGCGACGGAGCCCCGCGGCTTCGTCGGCATTCACCAGGACGAACCCCGAGAGGCCGGCCAGGCCGAGGATCGCGAGTCCCGCCAGGGCGGGTCGCGAAGCTCGCTCGAGCGCGGGCAGGGTTGCCGCGACGGCGGCCACCGCCGCGGGCAGGAGAACGATCGCGAGGAGATCCCAGTCCTGGGCGGGCGAGCCGGGCACCACGAGGAAGAGCGCGGCGAGGAGACCCGGCGCTCCGGCCATCGCCAGAAACACCGGAGCCCGGCTCGATGTGGCGCCCTCCGCATGATGCCCCCACCCGGCGAGCAGGCGAGCGCCAAGGACCACGATGGGCACCGGCGCGAGCAGCAGGGCCAGATTCAGGAGATCGACCCATCGTCGCGCCGAGAGGAAGCCGCGTGCCGTAAAGCCGAACGCCCCGCTCCCTCCCTGGAGCGCGGTTTCCATCGTATGGAACGGACGCAGCAGGTCGGCCACGCTGAAGCGGAGCCAGGCGAAGAGGCCCGCCGCGAGGATCGCGGGGACGAGGAGCAGGAGCGCCCTTCGCCACAGGGGCGCGCGCATCCGCGCCACCAGCCAGACGTAGGACGGCGCGAGCAGCAGCGAGACGATGTGCGCCGCCGCCACCAGCGCCAGCGCGATCCCGGGCAAGATCTCCGGGCGCTCCGAGCGCGCGGCCCGAGAGCCGGCGAGGAGATACGCGACGACGAGCACGCTCACGATCGGGTAGCTCTCGATGTATCCGAAATAGAGCTGGGTGACCCCGAGCGTGAGCAGGAGCGCGGCGCCGGCGATCTGCCCCCGCGCCCTCGGCGCCATCTCGCGCGCAAGCAGCCACAGGAGACCCGCCGTGATCACGCCGCAGAGGACCGAAAGCAGGGCCAGGGAGGCGGCGTCGGGCACCAGGCCCAGCGCGTGAAGCGCGCGCGTGTAGCCATGCCACGTCTCGGTCGAGAGCGGCTCGCTGAATCGAGGAAATTGCCCCGAGGTGAGGTTGGCGAGCCACACGATTCCGTCGCCGAGAAAATAGGAGCGGACGCGGAACGACCAGAAGGCGATGCCGATCAGAGGGAGCGCGTACAGCGGCAGGATCGTCGCGAGCGCGGGACCACGCGCCTTCGAGGAACGCGGGGCCGCGACACGCTGCCGGACACCGCGCGCCGCCGACAAAACGAGGAGTGCGGCACCGAGCGCCGCAAGGCCCAGGACCAGAGCGCGGGTGGTCCCATCCAGGAACGCGGCGTGATGAATGCCCCACAGGCTTGCGGACGTGCTGCGGCTCGCAAGTGCCAGGGCCGCGGCGTAGGCGGCGCCCAGGACGGCGAGCCACGCCCGGAAGCGTGCGTTCCCGTCCGGCCTACCCCGCCCTCCGGGGGACGTGAGGGGGGACATGGGCCGGACTATAGACCCATGGCCCCATCACGGCCAGCGCGTGCTCCCCGCTCGTCCCCCGCCTCTATTCCAGAACGACGATCCGCAAGACCGACGTCCCGAAGCGCGTGCGGGCCCGGGCGAAGTAGAGTCCCGATCCCACGCGGGCTCCTCCCGCGTCGGTGCCGTCCCATTGAAGCCGGTGCACCCCGCCCGGCAGGAACCCCTCCACCAGGCGCGCGACGCGCCGCCCTCGGGCGTCGAAGAGGAGGACTTCCGCCCGCCCGCTTCCCGGCAGCGACAGCTCCAGGGTCGCGTGGTCGGAGGCCGGCGTCCGGGACACCCTCCGGAATTGGAAGCGCTCCGGGCCGGGCGCGTCCCCGACGGCCGTCAGCACGTTCACGACGAGATGGACGGGTACGCTCGAGGCGGGCGTCACGGGGTCGTTCTCGGTGAGCGAGACGGTGGCATCGTACGCGCCATCGAAGAGCCCGGTCGCGTCGACGTGCAGCGTGACCGCGGCTTGGCCTCCCGCGAGCACGCGCCCGGAGTCGGGCATGGCGGAGAGCCACGGCGCGGCGGAGGGCGACGGCAGCCGGAAATCGAGCCTCCCCTGTCCGACGTTCGACACGACGAGCGTGGTGTCCCGCACCCATCCCGGCGCGACATAGATCGTGTAGGCGGGCGGGTTCAGCGCGATCGCCGGGATGCCGAGCGTCGTCGCCGGCGCGTCGTTCGACACCGGCCCGCGATTTCCGAGCTCGTCCACCGCCCGGATCGCGAAATGGTAGCCGGTCGTGAATGCGAGGCCCGACACTTCGGCGCTCTCGCCCTGGCCGCCCGCCCTGGGTGGTGGAAGCGGGACCGGCGTGGCGCTGCCGAAGTTGGTCTCGTCGATCGGGGACGCCGACATCCGGAGCTCGTACTGGGCGGCCGTGCCCGTGAGCCCGTCGTCGCCGGGAGCGGTCCAGGCCAGCCCCAGCACCGTCGAGCCGACGTCGGCGGCCGCGAGATCGGTCACGCGCGAGGGCGGCACGCCGTCGGCGTTCAGGAGAACCTTGTAGGCGTTCAGCCGGCCGCCGGTGGAGGTGGTGCCGTTCATCGAGGCGATCGGATCGGTGTTGGCCAGGATGAGCTGGCGGATCTGCCCGATCGTCGCGGACGGGAGGAGGCCCATGGCGAGAGCCGCCACGCCGGTGACGTGCGGCGCTGCCATCGAGGTCCCGTTCAGCGACTGATAGAGCCCACCCGGCTTGCACGAGTAGATGCCGTAGCCGGGCGCGCCGAGATTCACGGTCAGCGGGCCGTAGTTGGTCAGCGTGGGGCGAAGATCCCGTCCGTCGGTGGACGTGACGACGATCATGTTCGGCGCCCGGTAGGAGGGCGGGTAGAACGGCACGGCATCGATGTTCCATCCGTTGTTTCCCGCCGCGAAGATCATCAGCTGCCCCGCGGCCCCGGCGGCGTTGATCGCGTCCAGCATCGCCTGGCTGCCCGGCATGTTGCCCCAGGAGTTGTTCGTCAGCCTGCAGCCGACCGCGACGGAGTAGCCGATGGCCGCGATCGCGTCCGCCTCCGTTCCCACCCCGGTCGCATCCATGAACTTGATCGCCACCATGCGGCAGTGCCAGTTCACCCCGGTCACGCCGGCGCCGTTGTTCCCCACGGCGCCGATCGTTCCGGCGACGTGCGTTCCGTGGAAGCCGTCGTCCATGGGGTCGCCGTCGTGGTTCACGACGTCGTAGCCGTGCACGTCGTCCACGTAGCCGTTCCTGTCGTCGTCCTTGCCGTTGCCCGGGGTCTCGCCGGGGTTGGTCCAGACGTTCGCGGCCAGGTCGGGATGCGTGTAGTCGATGCCGGTGTCGATCACGCCGATCTTCAGCGTCGGATCGCCGGTGTAGAGGTCCCAGGCCAGGGTCGCGTCGATGTCGCAGCCCGCGTACCCGCCCCCCTGCCCCGTGTTCAGCATCCCCCAGAGCTGCGTGAAGCTGGGGTCGTTCGGGGTGGCCTGGGCGTAGACGTAGTGGTTCGGCTGGGCGTATTCGACGTCGGGGAGTTCGCTCAACGTGGCGATCGCGCGGGCGGCGGCCTCAGGGGGGACGCGAACGTGATCGGCGCCGATCCATAGCCGGCTCACGCGCGTGAGCCCGGGAATCGCCGCCGCGAGCTGCTCCCGGCGGCTCTCCGACACGCCGCTTCGGTATTTCACGATCAGCTCGCCGGGGACGGCGTTCCCCTCCCCCCGGGCGGACCGCGAGGCCGTGGTCGCAACCAGGGCGACCAGGGCGATCCGCGCGACTCGTGCCAGAACGTTCCCTCGCCCTCGCGCGTTCATGACGCCTCCTACGCCGGTTTCGCGAGCAGGAGTCTCCGCGTGTAGGGGATCAGGCCGCCGGCGTCGATGATCGCCTGCCGCGCTTTCGGCAGCGGCACGACGGGGTACGACATTCCGGTTCGGCGGTTCACGACGCCGCCGTCGCGGAAACCGAGGATGTCCCCCTCCTCGGCTTCGATCGTCGGGCAGATCACCATGCGGAGCCCGAGGTTGATGCCATTCTG
This window encodes:
- a CDS encoding tetratricopeptide repeat protein, which codes for MSPLTSPGGRGRPDGNARFRAWLAVLGAAYAAALALASRSTSASLWGIHHAAFLDGTTRALVLGLAALGAALLVLSAARGVRQRVAAPRSSKARGPALATILPLYALPLIGIAFWSFRVRSYFLGDGIVWLANLTSGQFPRFSEPLSTETWHGYTRALHALGLVPDAASLALLSVLCGVITAGLLWLLAREMAPRARGQIAGAALLLTLGVTQLYFGYIESYPIVSVLVVAYLLAGSRAARSERPEILPGIALALVAAAHIVSLLLAPSYVWLVARMRAPLWRRALLLLVPAILAAGLFAWLRFSVADLLRPFHTMETALQGGSGAFGFTARGFLSARRWVDLLNLALLLAPVPIVVLGARLLAGWGHHAEGATSSRAPVFLAMAGAPGLLAALFLVVPGSPAQDWDLLAIVLLPAAVAAVAATLPALERASRPALAGLAILGLAGLSGFVLVNADEAAGLRRFTSLVGEDAALRPHERAYGNEKLATYWSNRGDYDRALVHARRAVEAEPANPRYWVKAGGALVSLGRQDEAVPFFTEAIRRDPGRADAYYDLGICYAKAERYDEAVGAFRSAVLRDGDRPDYRHNLGLMLYAAGKPDSARLVWMEVLRRWEGYPLTVRSMARRFGGAESTATAAMSP
- a CDS encoding S8 family serine peptidase translates to MNARGRGNVLARVARIALVALVATTASRSARGEGNAVPGELIVKYRSGVSESRREQLAAAIPGLTRVSRLWIGADHVRVPPEAAARAIATLSELPDVEYAQPNHYVYAQATPNDPSFTQLWGMLNTGQGGGYAGCDIDATLAWDLYTGDPTLKIGVIDTGIDYTHPDLAANVWTNPGETPGNGKDDDRNGYVDDVHGYDVVNHDGDPMDDGFHGTHVAGTIGAVGNNGAGVTGVNWHCRMVAIKFMDATGVGTEADAIAAIGYSVAVGCRLTNNSWGNMPGSQAMLDAINAAGAAGQLMIFAAGNNGWNIDAVPFYPPSYRAPNMIVVTSTDGRDLRPTLTNYGPLTVNLGAPGYGIYSCKPGGLYQSLNGTSMAAPHVTGVAALAMGLLPSATIGQIRQLILANTDPIASMNGTTSTGGRLNAYKVLLNADGVPPSRVTDLAAADVGSTVLGLAWTAPGDDGLTGTAAQYELRMSASPIDETNFGSATPVPLPPPRAGGQGESAEVSGLAFTTGYHFAIRAVDELGNRGPVSNDAPATTLGIPAIALNPPAYTIYVAPGWVRDTTLVVSNVGQGRLDFRLPSPSAAPWLSAMPDSGRVLAGGQAAVTLHVDATGLFDGAYDATVSLTENDPVTPASSVPVHLVVNVLTAVGDAPGPERFQFRRVSRTPASDHATLELSLPGSGRAEVLLFDARGRRVARLVEGFLPGGVHRLQWDGTDAGGARVGSGLYFARARTRFGTSVLRIVVLE